The following coding sequences lie in one Flavobacteriales bacterium genomic window:
- the folK gene encoding 2-amino-4-hydroxy-6-hydroxymethyldihydropteridine diphosphokinase encodes MNKLILGLGGNEGNVLETFQKVEHLIKNNVGEILKHSSTYQTTAWGNTNQPDFLNKVIEVETNLTVQDCLKRVLEIEHKLGRVRTEQKWTARTIDIDILFYNDDILKQEDLVVPHPYLQERKFVLIPLHEIHPDFVHPSLNKTVHELYLDCNDTLEIKMVLKS; translated from the coding sequence ATGAACAAGTTAATATTAGGTTTAGGAGGAAACGAGGGAAATGTTTTGGAAACATTCCAAAAAGTTGAGCATCTTATTAAAAATAATGTAGGTGAGATTTTAAAACATTCATCAACGTATCAGACAACTGCATGGGGCAATACTAATCAACCCGATTTTTTAAATAAAGTAATTGAAGTTGAAACCAACTTAACGGTGCAGGATTGTTTAAAGCGAGTGTTAGAGATTGAGCATAAATTGGGTAGGGTAAGAACTGAACAAAAATGGACTGCAAGAACTATTGATATTGATATCCTTTTTTATAACGATGATATTCTAAAACAAGAAGACTTGGTGGTTCCTCATCCTTATTTACAGGAAAGAAAGTTTGTATTAATTCCATTGCATGAAATACACCCAGATTTTGTACACCCCTCTCTAAATAAAACAGTTCACGAATTATATTTAGATTGTAATGATACCCTAGAAATTAAAATGGTATTAAAAAGCTAA
- a CDS encoding T9SS type A sorting domain-containing protein — protein sequence MKYSILTLLVIFTYSSGSCQWPYTVISTTSPFNNLTSPISLNNNNVWTVDSTYTIPISNFNFEINGTPINSIQVVAARGISFNNNVFILNGYWTVVGGSNGSLLIDKGTSSSLSPINYELSGTPGNQIMKIEWLNAGFVSWFNTDPSTFASYQIWLFENDKHIEIHYGPTNTNQVLFPYQGVFVSFKCYGNYGVYICSNQSIPNSYWVDMTQPSYCALTGSPDAGRVFNISQNPLFTGINHTNILSNYTICPNPFKNNFVLKTKDLVNGHFQIFDIKGKELINEPIHEINTIINLSNFSSGIYFIKIRDEKNHLEYYKLFKE from the coding sequence ATGAAGTATTCTATCTTAACTTTATTAGTAATTTTTACTTATAGTAGTGGATCCTGTCAATGGCCGTATACTGTAATTAGTACTACTTCACCATTTAATAATTTAACATCACCAATTTCGTTAAATAACAATAACGTCTGGACTGTTGATTCAACGTATACTATTCCTATTTCAAATTTTAATTTTGAAATTAATGGCACTCCTATTAACTCAATCCAAGTAGTTGCCGCTCGAGGAATTAGTTTTAACAATAATGTCTTTATTCTAAATGGTTATTGGACGGTTGTTGGTGGATCAAATGGGTCCCTATTGATTGATAAAGGAACTTCTTCAAGTTTATCACCAATTAATTATGAATTATCTGGTACACCTGGAAATCAGATAATGAAAATTGAATGGTTAAATGCTGGTTTTGTTTCTTGGTTTAACACTGATCCCTCTACATTTGCAAGTTATCAGATTTGGTTATTTGAAAATGACAAACATATTGAAATTCATTATGGTCCTACAAATACTAATCAAGTATTATTTCCTTATCAGGGCGTTTTTGTATCGTTTAAATGTTATGGAAATTATGGCGTATACATTTGTAGTAATCAATCAATACCAAATAGTTATTGGGTAGATATGACTCAACCAAGTTATTGTGCATTAACTGGATCTCCTGATGCTGGGAGGGTTTTTAATATTTCCCAAAATCCACTTTTTACTGGAATAAATCATACAAATATTTTATCAAATTATACTATATGCCCTAATCCTTTTAAGAATAACTTTGTTCTTAAAACAAAAGATCTTGTGAATGGACATTTTCAGATTTTTGATATAAAAGGCAAAGAATTAATCAATGAGCCAATCCATGAAATTAATACCATTATTAATTTATCAAACTTTTCATCTGGAATTTATTTTATCAAAATAAGAGACGAAAAAAATCATTTAGAATATTATAAATTATTCAAAGAGTAA
- a CDS encoding TrmH family RNA methyltransferase, protein MYKKLQNDELNRISNHEFKETDKTPIVIVLDNIRSLNNIGSVFRTADAFLIEAIYLCGITATPPHRDIQKTALGATETVTWRHTTTTLEAITELKQNGYQIASIEQTENSTLLHEFKVKPTEKWALIFGNEVNGVEQAVINQSDVVIEIPQYGTKHSLNIAVSTGIVVWEIQKEYKSINEV, encoded by the coding sequence ATGTACAAAAAATTACAAAACGACGAGCTCAACCGAATTTCGAACCATGAGTTTAAAGAAACCGACAAAACGCCAATTGTAATTGTTTTAGACAACATTAGGAGTTTAAACAACATTGGTTCGGTTTTTAGAACGGCTGATGCCTTTTTAATTGAAGCCATATACTTGTGCGGGATAACTGCCACTCCACCACACCGAGATATACAAAAAACAGCTTTAGGAGCTACTGAAACAGTAACTTGGAGACACACCACTACCACTCTTGAAGCCATTACCGAATTAAAACAAAATGGCTACCAAATTGCTTCTATAGAACAAACCGAAAACAGCACGCTATTACATGAGTTTAAAGTTAAACCAACTGAAAAATGGGCCTTAATTTTTGGCAACGAAGTAAACGGTGTAGAACAAGCCGTAATTAACCAAAGCGACGTAGTAATAGAAATACCACAATACGGCACTAAACACTCTTTAAACATAGCCGTTAGTACAGGAATTGTAGTTTGGGAAATACAGAAAGAATACAAATCTATAAATGAAGTTTAA